ACTTCGATGCCGGCCGACAGCGCGTGGCTTCCGCCCAGCGCGTCGAAGCGCCGTTCGTAGCGCAGCAGGATGTCCTGCCGTCGCGACGTATGCGTGACCGCTGATTCTCCAATGGGATCCCCCGCGTTGAATCCGATCACGTAGGGCGTCTTGCGGTCGCGGCCGGACCAGCGCAGTTCCACCGCGCCGCGCTCCCCCAGATCGGCGAGCATGTCGAGTTGCAGCCGCAGATCGTCGGTGCTGCTCTCGTCGAAGGGAGCGCTGGTGGAGCGTCGTTCCGCAGTGCCCGAAGAGAACGCGGCCGCGCTCACCGGGCCGGCCAGTCCGATCTCGTCGCGATGAGCGGCAGCACGTCCCTGGAAGGTGAGAAAGGACCACTGCCCTTGCGGCGTGTATCGCAGCGAGGCGGCGGCGTTGCGGGCGTCAAGATCCGAGTTGCGACGGAAGCCGTCCGTCCGGAACTCGTTCGCGTCGATGCGCCCCGACCAGCGACCGGAACTGCCGCTTGCGGCGAGACGCAGTTCGCGGGTGCGGAAGGACTCGAACCGCGCGGATACTTCTCCGCCGTGGCCGAGCGGGCCACTGCGTTTCGTGAGGATGTGGATCACTCCGCCCACGGCGCCGTCGCCGAAGCGAACCGCCCCCACCCCGCAGGATCTCGATGCGTTCGATCTGGGAAAGCGGAATGGAGGCGAGGTCGGCGCCCGAAAGATCGGACTCGTTCAGGCGGACGCCATCGACGACCACCAGCACGTTGCTCGTGGAGGTCGCACCCATGCCGCGGATATCGATGGTTGCCTGCTTGTCGGTGCCGGAATAGCTCTGCAGGTTGACGTTGGCCTCGCGTGCCAGGAGTTCGGCCACCGTGACGGCCGAGGAACGCTCGATGTCCGCAGCGGTGATGATGGACAGGCTGTGCGGTGTGGTCCGAAGCGTGCCGTCGGCCGCCCGGGCCGAGACGACGACCTCGCGCATCTTGAACAGAGGCGACTCGTCGTCAGCCCGGACTGCGGCCGGTCCCAGGCAGAGAATGGGCCCGACCGCAAGGACAGCCGCAACGGACCGGATCCGCCCGATGCGGCGAACCATCGGTCAGCGGCGGCGCGACACGCCGGCGGCCAGGATGACGACCCCCAGCGTGAGGAGCACGGCAGTACCGGGTTCGGGGACGGCGGTCACGGTCAGGTCGTCGAGCGCGAAGTACGTGGGGGTGTTGATGCCGAAGTCACCCTTGTCGGACGAGTCCATGGAGAAGCTGAGCGAACTCACCATACCGAGGGACGTGAGGTCGATACGTTGCCAGCCTTCGAGGATGAAATCCGAACCGAATCGTCGAACCGGTAGTCGGCCAGCGCGAGGACGACGGTTCCGTGATGTGCCCGGCCACATCGCGTCCTTGCACGGCGACCGCCAGGAAGTCGGGATCCGTGCCGCTCGGCCCGCCGAACTTCTTTGCAAAGCCGTCGCCCTGGAGCATCGAAAGGGCCGTGTAGGTCGTGACGGCAAGAGACGCCCCCGCACGACGGAGACCGGTGACGCGAAATCGGATCGAAGGCGCCCCGACGTAGGCGATGCCGTAAAAATCGCGCCGAGCCTCCTTCTCCGCTCCCGGGCCAGGCACTGTACTGATTTGCCGGTCCCGCGGTCGTGCCGTCGGTGTGATTCGACACGATCCAGCCGATGCAGCAGCCACCTCCCCCAGTTCCTGTAACTCATGATTGAAGGTGGCAGAACCGCTCGTGAAGGAGGTGGTGGCACTGGCATTGTAGACGCCCTGGCGTACAGGGCGAAGTCCTCGAAACCGATCGTTTCGGCAACGGCGGAAACTGGTGACAAGAAATGCGGCGATCGCCGCGACGAGCTGCGAGATTTTCATCGAAGGTCTCCGGAACGTGCCAGGGCCGCGCTGCGGCGGCGGCAAAGCGGATGACGGCGACGACGGCCCCTGCGGCGAGGAGCCAGGCAGTCGAAGGTTCCGGCACGGCAGCGGCGTAGTGAATCACGCCGACACCGTCGAGATCGAATCCGCCACCGCCCGT
Above is a window of Betaproteobacteria bacterium DNA encoding:
- a CDS encoding TonB-dependent receptor — protein: MVRRIGRIRSVAAVLAVGPILCLGPAAVRADDESPLFKMREVVVSARAADGTLRTTPHSLSIITAADIERSSAVTVAELLAREANVNLQSYSGTDKQATIDIRGMGATSTSNVLVVVDGVRLNESDLSGADLASIPLSQIERIEILRGGGGSLRRRRRGRSDPHPHETQWPARPRRRSIRAVRVLPHPRTASRRKRQFRSLVGAHRRERVPDGRLPSQLGS
- a CDS encoding DUF4465 domain-containing protein, whose product is MWPGTSRNRRPRAGRLPVRRFGSDFILEGWQRIDLTSLGMVSSLSFSMDSSDKGDFGINTPTYFALDDLTVTAVPEPGTAVLLTLGVVILAAGVSRRR